A portion of the Cryptomeria japonica chromosome 5, Sugi_1.0, whole genome shotgun sequence genome contains these proteins:
- the LOC131876380 gene encoding uncharacterized protein LOC131876380 yields the protein MRSLIIARRTRVLAPSRLGLRIIEAHGCHLIHVISEASGDLVWLRWFDIGQTNIQSIIPLKKLRVLELCENWRQADHRLLELWVDDCDAPLQLRELIISYCKEFRRFPNSIGRLKQLRKIVLDSTKHLESLPEEFCQLQSLEHLELNSCDGLSSLPNSMGNLRKLRHLSLLGCKKLGRLPDSCKELRLLQHLSLSSCPNVTFMSDIMENMSNLEYLSLTCCYQLEELPRHITNQVSLRELHLEHMWNLREIPVKIDQLNKLQKLCVGGDLLTSLPASLGDLSSLTALEITNSTSMECLPDSLGRLSLLERLEIDDLGVKSLPESISQLTNLESLWICRCPISELDLGVGSFSSSLSKLKTIELSDNDLLSKICISKDCCAGLETLTVEKNRNLTEIKELPSSVRNLVITRCPKLSALPSFAELTSLREFEKIGCYQVKKIEGLNHCRELEALKAYTWWEMPNIESLEYMERLRVLHLTGMRKSVVEGCIQSMEKWPGEIKVSTRAVRNAASLVNSLAIPTLSVVDSCSNVQTERKQGPKLVFEQPTNGNAIIVCFVVRTPGGAQMIGVSGDSFSTLSSYAKVEEGAWVWIGLFTQRSKWYTSNAYEARFSGENGMVEKGLVAMVEEDRVTEVLRRLLGVMEI from the exons ATGAGGAGTTTGATAATTGCTCGTCGCACGCGGGTCCTGGCGCCTTCTAGACTTGGACTAAGAATTATTGAGGCTCATGGTTGTCATTTAATTCATGTAATTAGCGAAGCATCAGGAGATTTGGTCTGGCTTCGCTGGTTTGATATCGGGCAGACAAATATTCAGTCAATAATTCCACTAAAAAAATTGAGGGTTCTAGAACTATGTGAAAATTGGAGGCAGGCAGATCATCGCTTACTAGAGCTTTGGGTGGATGACTGCGAT GCTCCTTTACAGTTAAGAGAGTTGATTATTTCTTATTGCAAAGAATTCAGAAGATTTCCAAACTCAATAGGACGCCTCAAGCAATTGAGAAAAATAGTCCTGGATTCGACGAAGCATTTGGAAAGTCTTCCAGAAGAATTCTGCCAACTACAATCGCTGGAGCACCTGGAATTAAACAGTTGTGATGGGTTGTCATCACTACCGAACAGTATGGGTAATTTGAGAAAACTACGGCATCTAAGTTTGTTGGGGTGCAAGAAATTGGGGAGGTTACCAGATTCTTGTAAGGAGTTAAGGCTGCTGCAACATCTGAGCTTATCCAGCTGTCCTAATGTTACCTTTATGTCGGACATTATGGAAAACATGTCAAATCTAGAGTATTTGAGTTTAACATGCTGCTATCAATTGGAAGAGTTGCCTCGTCACATCACAAATCAGGTGTCCTTGAGAGAGCTCCATTTAGAACATATGTGGAACTTAAGGGAGATACCAGTGAAGATTGATCAACTGAACAAGTTACAAAAACTGTGTGTCGGGGGTGATTTATTGACAAGCTTGCCAGCCTCCCTCGGAGATTTGTCTTCCTTGACTGCACTGGAAATTACTAATAGCACCAGCATGGAATGTTTACCAGACTCTTTGGGGCGCCTGAGTCTCTTAGAGAGATTAGAGATAGACGATTTGGGAGTGAAATCTTTACCAGAATCAATTAGTCAGTTGACTAATCTGGAAAGTCTGTGGATATGTCGCTGTCCAATCAGCGAATTGGATCTTGGAGTGGGGTCTTTTAGTTCTTCCTTGTCCAAGCTTAAGACGATAGAACTATCAGATAATGATCTATTGTCCAAGATCTGTATCTCAAAAGACTGTTGCGCTGGCCTTGAGACTCTCACAGTTGAAAAGAATAGAAATCTAACGGAGATAAAAGAGCTGCCAAGTTCGGTCAGAAATCTAGTTATAACTAGATGCCCCAAGTTGTCTGCGCTTCCCAGTTTTGCAGAATTAACTTCTCTTCGAGAATTTGAAAAGATAGGTTGCTACCAAGTTAAGAAAATTGAAGGTTTAAATCATTGTAGAGAATTGGAGGCGCTGAAAGCATATACATGGTGGGAGATGCCGAATATAGAAAGCCTGGAGTACATGGAAAGATTGAGGGTGCTGCATCTCACGGGAATGAGGAAATCAGTTGTTGAAGGTTGCATTCAGAGCATGGAG AAATGGCCTGGCGAAATAAAAGTTTCAACGCGAGCAGTGCGTAATGCAGCCTCACTTGTAAATTCCTTAGCCATTCCTACTCTCTCTGTCGTCGACTCCTGTTCTAACGTGCAAACTGAAAGAAAGCAAGGACCTAAATTGGTGTTTGAGCAACCCACCAATGGCAACGCAATTATTGTTTGTTTTGTAGTAAGGACTCCAGGTGGGGCACAGATGATTGGAGTTAGTGGAGATTCATTCAGTACATTATCATCTTATGCGAAGGTGGAGGAAGGGGCATGGGTATGGATAGGTCTGTTCACACAACGTTCTAAATGGTACACATCAAACGCCTACGAGGCACGTTTTTCAGGTGAAAATGGCATGGTGGAGAAAGGATTGGTTGCGATGGTAGAAGAGGATAGAGTTACAGAGGTTCTGCGCCGCCTATTGGGGGTGATGGAAATATGA
- the LOC131876381 gene encoding TMV resistance protein N-like, whose translation MASTSTTSSYSQFEEFAPSTSASGRSYDVFINHRGPDVKHTLATTLYRMLTNGMGLRVFLDSEELELGDSLPTELQEAIKSASLHIAIFSQNYAQSRWCLDELSFMFRTGTRIVPIFYYTEVADVRYAKGVYAEAFQLYLNKGRYSSEKLKEWKDTLFNVSHNIGYIVNSKEKEDMLLKSITYCVVKEIKKLPFVVAEHPVGLDEIVQDFELTTLQSDRSHQDMQMVGIWGMGGSGKTTLAKKLYNNIYPSMEKASLILDIRDAANKNLLCDKQKKLLEDLGFKGLSVDNVEEGKAILTSHLRSIRALIVLDDVDHVDQLNALLPYRGSESLIGSGALIIVTTRELEVLRCWDISSHYKMKPLSAIHAEQLFCWHAFLKSSPQNGFDELVEKFLEACSGLPLSLKVLGGQLYGNVNKDSWKTQLEKISRILPKDIKYKLKISYDALDEEEQEVFLDIACFFVGEKSDLAIEVWIGSGWSGLYSLERLRNKCLVEIDEKNYLVMHDHLRDLGREIANEQSPYRLWSPQQCIKIYNKQNEIGIGGIMASLVRVLNNCLWFMIHNEEQVTLAFFICLTHR comes from the exons ATGGCATCTACTTCTACCACTAGCAGCTACTCACAATTTGAGGAATTTGCACCATCAACATCTGCTTCTGGTAGATCCTATGATGTTTTTATTAATCATCGCGGTCCCGATGTCAAGCACACACTAGCCACTACTCTTTACAGAATGCTTACTAATGGCATGGGACTCAGAGTCTTCCTGGATTCAGAAGAGCTTGAATTGGGGGATTCCTTGCCCACGGAACTACAGGAAGCAATCAAAAGTGCTTCGCTTCATATTGCTATATTCTCACAGAATTATGCACAATCTCGCTGGTGTTTAGATGAGCTGTCATTTATGTTCAGAACAGGCACTAGAATTGTCCCCATCTTCTACTATACCGAAGTTGCAGATGTCCGATATGCAAAAGGAGTCTATGCTGAAGCATTTCAGTTGTACCTAAATAAAGGTAGATACAGCTCTGAAAAGCTTAAGGAGTGGAAGGATACGCTCTTCAATGTTTCACATAACATTGGTTACATCGTTAATAGCAAGGA AAAGGAAGACATGTTGCTGAAGAGTATTACTTATTGTGTTGTGAAAGAAATTAAAAAGTTACCATTCGTGGTCGCAGAACATCCTGTGGGTTTAGATGAAATTGTACAAGATTTTGAATTGACTACACTTCAATCTGACAGAAGTCATCAGGATATGCAAATGGTTGGAATATGGGGCATGGGTGGTTCTGGCAAGACCACTCTTGCTAAAaagttatataataatatatatccaTCTATGGAGAAGGCTAGCCTCATATTAGATATTAGAGATGCTGCTAACAAAAACTTGTTGTGCGATAAGCAGAAAAAGCTTTTGGAGGATCTTGGTTTCAAAGGTTTATCAGTTGACAATGTAGAAGAGGGGAAAGCAATTCTTACAAGCCACTTGAGATCTATTCGGGCTTTAATTGTTCTGGATGATGTTGATCATGTGGATCAATTGAATGCTTTATTGCCCTATCGAGGATCTGAGAGTTTGATTGGGTCGGGTGCTTTGATTATTGTCACCACAAGAGAATTAGAAGTTCTTAGATGTTGGGACATCTCCTCCCACTATAAAATGAAACCATTGAGTGCAATTCATGCTGAGCAACTTTTTTGTTGGCATGCTTTTTTAAAATCATCTCCACAAAATGGATTTGATGAGCTTGTTGAAAAATTCTTAGAAGCTTGTAGTGGTTTGCCATTGTCTCTCAAAGTCCTTGGTGGGCAGCTGTATGGAAACGTAAACAAAGATTCCTGGAAGACTCAATTGGAGAAGATCTCTAGAATATTACCCAAGGATATCAAATATAAGCTGAAAATAAGTTATGATGCATTAGATGAGGAAGAGCAAGAGGTATTCTTGGATATTGCATGTTTCTTTGTTGGAGAAAAAAGTGATTTGGCAATTGAAGTATGGATTGGATCAGGGTGGAGTGGTTTGTACAGTTTGGAAAGGTTGAGGAATAAATGTCTTGTTGAAATAGATGAGAAAAATTACCTTGTAATGCATGATCATTTAAGAGATTTGGGAAGAGAAATTGCAAATGAGCAATCACCTTACCGACTTTGGTCTCCCCAACAATgtattaaaatttataataaacag AATGAAATAGGCATAGGAGGAATAATGGCCAGCTTAGTTCGAGTATTGAATAACTGTCTCTGGTTTATGATTCATAATGAAGAACAGGTAACATTAGCATTTTTTATTTGTCTCACTCACCGGTGA